GTCCGTTGCTCTACCAACTGAGCTACCTGGGCACACCCCATTGTCTATAGTGAAATCTATCCGGTCTGTCTAGGGAGATTTTGCAGGAAAATGCATCAGGCTTTTAACTTCATTCGTCCAAGGCGCAGCGCATTCAACACAATGGAAACAGAACTTAGGCTCATGGCAAGGCTTGCCAGCATGGGTGTAAGAAGAAGCCCTGTAAAGGGATAAAGAATGCCAGCCGCAATGGGAATGCAAAGAGAATTATACCCAAAGGCAAAAACTAGATTTTCTCGAATGTTCCGAATGGTGCCCTTACTAAGGGCATAAGCATTCAGGATGCCTTCCAGGTTTCCTTGTAATAGGGTCATGCTGGCACTTTCAATGGCTACATCAGTCCCCGTTCCCATGGCGAGTCCCACATTTGCTTGGGTGAGGGCAGGGGCATCGTTAATCCCATCGCCTGCCATGGCTACTATGCGGCCTTTGCCTTGAAGTTTCGAAATAAGTTCTGTCTTATCGGCGGGCAAAACACTTGCGTAGAATTCTTTGATACCCAGCTGATTGGCAACTTCTTTGGCCGTTATTTCATTATCACCAGTTGCCATGACGACGTGAATGCCGGCTCTCGTAAGCTTGGCCACGACTTCTCGTGTGCCTTCTTTGATGGGATCTGAGATGGCGAGAAGGCCGGAAAACTTTTTGTCTATGGCACAGAATAAAACGGTCTTGCCTTGGTTCCTAAGTTTATGGATAGTTTCTGTGGGGAGGATACCCTGTATTTTTGATTCTTCAAGAAACGCCTCATTTCCAATAATGACTTCCTTTTTTTGGACAATGCCTTTGATACCACGGCCAGAAATGTCTACGAAGTTGGAGAAGCTATGGAAGGCGATCTTTTTGTTCTTAGCGTATTTTACAATGGCCCGCGCGATAGGATGGTCACTGCCTTGCTCTAAGCTTCCAACGTACGCAATGAGTTCTTTTTCCTTCGTATTGTCGATAGGAATAACAGTGGTTAGCGTGGGGCGGCCCTCCGTTAAGGTGCCAGTTTTATCGACCACGATAGTATCTATTTTTTCCATGACCTCTAAAGCCTCAGCATTTTTAACCAAGACTCCCATGTGTGCGCCGCGACCAACGCTAACCATAATGGACATGGGTGTTGCCAATCCAAGGGCGCAGGGGCATGCAATAATGAGGACAGATACTGCAACCAAGGTGGCATGGTCAAACCTTGGATCGGGGCCAAAAAACACCCAAATGATGAAACTTAAAACAGAGATGGCCATGACAATGGGGACAAAGTATTCAGCAATTCTATCTACTAGGCCTTGAATTGGGGCTCGACTTCTTTGGGCCTGTTCGACCAGGGAAATAATTTGAGATAGCATGCTTTCATTGCCAACTCCTGTTGCCTTCATAATAAAGGTGCCACTGGTATTGACGGTTGCGCCTGTCACGTGTTGGCCTTCAGACTTGCCAACGGGGATGGGTTCTCCCGTTATCATGGATTCATCGACAACGCCCTTTCCCTCAACAACGATGCCGTCTACTGGTACTTTTTCACCGGCGCGAACCCGGAGCAAGTAACCCGCTTTGACTTGGTCCAAAGGAATGGATTCCTCGGATTTATTTTTCAAAATATGTATGGCCATTTTGGGAGAGAGATCTAGCAGGGCGCGAACGGCGCCGTGGGTTTTTTCTCGCGCGCTAATTTCTAAGACTTGTCCCAGGAGGACCAAAGTCGTGATGACTCCTGCCGCCTCAAAGTATAGGGGGACTTGGCCACTATGATCCTTAAAGGCCTCTGGTAGAAATTCTGGGAATAAAATGGCAAAAATACTATAGAAATAGGCAACGCCAATGCCGAGTGATATCAAACTAAACATATTGAGCCGCAAGCTGATAAAAGACGCATAGCCTTTTTTGAAAAAAGAGGCGCCGGCCCATAGAACCACAGGAGTTGCTAGGGCAAATGAGATCCAACCAGCATATCTGGATAGAAAGGCACTTTGAGCTATAAGATCTGTAAAATGTCCGCCCATCTCGAGGAAAAGAAGTGGGATGGAAAAGTTTAAGCTTATCCAAAAGCGGAGGGACATTTGAACGAGCTCCTGCGGAGGAGCATCCTCAAGGGGGATTCCTATAGGCTCTAGTGGCATGCCACAAATGGGACAATCACCCGGTTTTTCTTCTTGGATTTCCAGGTGCATGGGACATGTGTAGATGGGTGGCTTGGACATGGGGTTTCCCGGTTCTTATTTCACCCTATGAGAATAGCTTGCTTGGCATGGACCAGGATGTGAAACAGCCCGAACATTAAAATCTCCAAACGTCTTTAGAGTGTCTAGTTCTACGTATATTTTAGAAACGCGACCATTGGGCTGTTTGATTTTTAGTATAGTTCCCACTACTTCTTCTGGCGTGCTGACCCACAGCTCTCCCAATTTGTTGATAGTGATAAATTGAAGGGGCCAGGTTTCAGTTGTAGACTGATGTTTGAAGTTTTCGCTTTTGTGTTGGATTTGTATTGTATGCCCACGAGGGAGAAACTTGTCTTTATACGTGATAGTATGGTTGACACATTTTGTTCTACCGCCACTTCGGCTGCCAACCGTAGCCTGAGCATCTTGCAGCAGCGCGCAACCCAACATAACAAGCAAAAAATATTTTATCATGAGCACTCCCGCTACCACACTATCTAGCCTAATCGTCGCCTCTCTTGGAAGGGAAAGCAACCGAAAAATTACAAATTTGGCTATTGGAAAAGGCGAAAAACACTTATCTGGCCATATTATTGAGTGATGTTCCTTATGTTCACTTCTATCATTTTGTCGTTAAAAAAACTGTGTTCTCCCATTGGGAGAGAGATGCGATTTAGTTTCAATTCGGGAGAATGAAGCATAATTCTGCTGGGTATTGAATCGTTTTTGGAGGTGAATTTAACGCGATAAATAGCTGTAGGAAGACCTAGAGGACCTTTAGACGGGATTTGTTTCCAAAGTCGTGCTATTTGTCTTTCCCTTCCCAGTGTTGCCAAAATTTTTTCAGGAGGTGCTTTAATGGGCATAAGTGATTTTATTGTAAACGTTATAAAAACCGTTGCTTCTGATGGGCTATTCCATGCCATAAGCATAAGTACGATTAGATAGACCGTTTTTCCCACTCGCATCATCTCCTCCTTTTTTTATTCTACGTCATTTTCCCTTGCATAGGGGGAGAAAATAGAGCTATAGATTATTTATATTTCACACGCGGGAAATGTGGAGATATTTTGAGTCGCAAGATGAAGATGTTTTCGCTCCGGTGTCAGAGGCGGTCCTTTGATCACTATTCCGCGGAGGTTAAACCGGAAAAACTAGGAGAATCCTATGCCCATACCTGAATTTAGTTTGCGTCAGCTTATAGAGAGTGGTGTCCATTTTGGTCATCGACCACGCCGCTGGAATCCCAAAATGGCCCCTTATCTTTTTGGTGTCCGAAACGGTATTCACATCATTGATCTCGAGCAAACAGTTCCGCTGTTACACGAAGCCCTAAAAGCATTACACGATGTGGTTTCCACTGGTGGCCGTGTTCTTTTTGTTGGCACAAAAAGACAGGCTGCAGAGAAAATTGCTGAAACAGCTACACGCTGTGGTCAGTATTACGTGAACCACAGGTGGCTTGGTGGTATGATGACGAACTGGAAAACAATTTCCCTATCCATTAAGCGTCTCAAAGATATGGACAAACAAATTGAAGATATTGAGGGGCTTGGACTCACGAAAAAAGAGATTTTGAAGCTAGAACGTGAACGCAGTAAATTGCAGCTGACCCTTGGTGGTGTTGCAGAGATGGGTGGTGTTCCAGATATGGTTTTTGTCGTGGATACGAATAGAGATTCTATTGCGGTTGACGAAGCTCACAGCCTTAATATTCCTGTGATAGGAGTCTTAGATAGTAATTCAAATCCAGACAAGATTACCTATCCAGTTCCCGGAAATGATGATGCCCGTCGCTCCATCAATCTGTACTGCAACTTACTTGCGGAAACGGTGTTGGATGGATTGCAAGTGCACATGGCATCGGCCGGAATTGACGTGGGTTCTGCGGAAGATGTGTCAGAAATTGTCCAGGAAGAAGAGGCTCTTAAATTAGCAGAAGATGTCGCAAAAGCATCCCCTAAAGACGCGAAGGGGGCTCCTGAGATCCAAGGCACTAAGGAGACAAAGAATGTTGTTGCAAGCCAGGATTCAGAGAAGGGTGTAGCCAAAAAGAAAGAAGAAGCTATAGCAAAAGAAACCCTTGAGAAAATGACTTCAACGGCAAAGAAGGCTGCTGCACCTGAAGCTGCACCTGCTGCAAAGAAAGCCACGCCTTCAACGGCAGAGAAGGCTACTGCGCCTAAAGCTGCTCTTGCTGCAAAGAAGGCCACGCCTTCAACAGCAAAGAAGGCTGCTGCCCCTAAAGCTGAACCTGCTGCAAAGAAGGCCACGCCTTCAACGGTAAAGAAGGCTGCTGCCCCTAAAGCTATACCTGCTGCTAAGAAGGTGACGAAAGCAAAGGCTGCACCAAAAGAAAAGGCTCCTGTGAAAGTTAAGGCCTAGGCTCCGTTTAAATATCTAATGCAAATTTTATAGAGGATAAAGTTATGACGAAACCCATTACGGCCGGAATGGTTAGAGAGCTCCGTGAAATGACAGGAGCCGGAATGATGGATTGTAAAAAGGCGCTTACCGAGACTAAAGGAGAGACAGAGGCAGCAGTTGACTGGCTCAGAAAAAAAGGACTCTCTTCAGCTGGTAAAAAGTCTGCACGTGTTGCCGCCGATGGGTTGGTGGGTGTCCTGACCAATGAAAAGGTTGGGGCTATTGTGGAAGTCAATTCAGAGACAGACTTTGTTGCCCGAAATGATCAATTCCAGGGATTTGTGAAAGAAGTTACACAGCTAGTGCTGGATAACGATGTTGATGTAGAGAAACTAAAGACTCTCAAAGTGCCTTCTTCTGGGCGGACCGTTCAAGAAGAGATTACCCATTTGATTGCAGTCATTGGAGAGAATATGGCTCTAAGGCGGGTTGGTCGTTTGGAAGTTAAAGAGGGTGTTGTTTCCTCTTACATGCATAATGCCATTGCTCCAAACCTTGGAAAAATTGGTGTGTTAGTGGCTCTAGAAGCGCCTGCTAAGACCGAAGAACTACAGGCTTTTGCCAAATCTCTTTCTATGCATGTTGCCGCGGCAAAACCGGAATATCTTTCTATAGAAGATATTTCTGCTGATGCTTTAAAGCGTGAGCGCACAGTTCTAATGGAGCAAGCAAAAGCCTCTGGGCAGCCCGACAACATTATTGAAAAGATAATTGAGGGTCGTATCCGCAAATTTTATGAAGAGGTGGTTCTTCATGAGCAAGTTTATGTTATAGATGGAAAGACGAAAGTAAATAAACTCGTAAAAGCTCACAAAGGAGAGCCCAAAATTGCCGGATTCTTCAGGTACGGACTTGGCGAAGGGATTGAAAAAGAAGCGACGGACTTTGCAGAAGAAGTTGCCGCTCAAGCAAATAAATAAGCTTGTAAATAAATTTGGCGAGTGAATAAACTAAAGATAGATAGGATACATTTTGCAAAAAACGGCAGGCCAAACTATCGGGGCAGCATCTACTTATAAGCGGATTATGCTTAAGATTTCGGGTGAAGCTCTTATGGGAGATGAGGCTTTTGGACTTGAGCAGGATGCTGTAGGGCAGATAGTCCAAGATTTGCTTGCTGTTTACAAAATGGGTATAGAAGTGTGCCTTGTCGTCGGCGGAGGGAATATTTTCAGAGGTATTTCCGGTGTTGAAAAGGGGATCGATCGTGCGACCGGGGATTACATGGGAATGTTATCTACCGTGATCAATGCGCTGGCACTTCAAAGCGAGTTAGAGAAGGTCGGGGTTGATACCCGTGTTATTTCTGCTATCAGCATGTCTGCTATTTGTGAGCCATATGTACAACGTCGTGCCATTCGTCACTTGGAAAAGGGGAGAATTGTCATCTTTGCGGCAGGAACTGGCAATCCCTTTTTCTCTACGGATACGGCAGCGGCTTTAAGAGCATCAGAGATGAAATGTAATGTCCTTATGAAGGGGACTAAAGTAGACGGTGTTTATAGTGCAGATCCTGTAAAAATAAAAGACGCCACTCGATATGAGCGCTTGTCCTACTTGGAGGTTTTATCCAAGGATCTTAAAGTTATGGACGCTGCGGCGGTGAGTCTTGCTAGAGAGAATGGAATCCCCATTGTTGTTTTTTCTATTCGGAAGCAAGGAGCCCTTGTGGACGTTGTTAACGGCAAGGGTGATTTTACGATTGTGTCAGACGAATGAAAGAGGAAATTATGGGTGCCACTGAAAATATAGCTGACTTGAAGAGACGTATGGAAAAGTCTGTAGAAGCGCTTCGAAAGGAATTTTCTGGCTTAAGGGCAGGACGTGCCTCCATGAGTCTTTTGGAGCCAGTCTCTGTAGAAGGTTATGGTTCTAAATTGCCCATTGATCAGGTTGGAACCATAGGAATCCCTGAAAGCAGATTAATAACGGTTCAAGTCTGGGATCAAACCCTCGTTAAGAATGTTGAGAAAGCTATTCGAGACGCAGGGCTAGGCCTTAACCCTGTGGCCGAGGGAAATCTTGTTCGCATTCCATTGCCTGATTTAAGCGAGGAACGTCGCAAAGAGTTGGTGAAAGTTGCCGCAAAATATTCAGAGCAGGCTCGCATTAGTATCCGCAATGTTAGGCGTGATGGAATGGATTCCCTAAAGCGCCTTGAAAAAGAAGGGGAACTCTCTGAAGATGAACTACACAGGTTGTCTGGAGAAGTGCAAAATTTGACGGATCTTCATATTAAACAAGTTGATGAGTCTCTTCATAAGAAAGAGAATGAAATTTTACAGCGCTAGATTTTAGAATGGTTTCTTCTTCAGAGTCAGCACAATCACAGACAAAAGTACCCGCATCGTCTTCAAAAAAACTTGAACATATTGCAGTTGTTATGGATGGCAACCAGCGTTGGGCCGTTGCGAATAATAAGTCTGTCAGTGAAGGGCATAGACGTGGGGCTGAAACATTAAAAAATGTTATCAGAGGAGCAGCGGAGCTTGGCGTAAAGTATCTAACAGTCTACGCTTTTTCTACGGAAAACTGGGATCGTCCCGACGACGAAGTTTCGGGGCTAATGGAAATATTACAGTACCATTTGTTGAATAGTGTTGATGAAATAAACGAAAACGGTGTTCGACTAAAATTTATTGGAGACCGTTCAAAGCTGGATCCAGAATTGTTACCGCTTTTGGATGAAGCGCTACGTCAGACGAAGGACAACAAAACCATAACGCTTGTTATTGCCTTTAATTATGGCGGACGTAGTGAAATTGTAAGGGCTGTCAAGAAGTTGGCGAAAGAAGTTCTTGCAGATAAAGTTTCTCCAGAGGATGTAACTGAGGCTTTTTTCGAGGAATATCTGGATACCCGAGGCATACCAGATCCGGACATTTTCATTCGCCCTGCGGGGGAAAAGAGGATCAGCAATTTCCTTCTTTGGCAATCTGCGTATACTGAGTTTATATTTACAGATGTTATGTGGCCAGACTTTTCTAAAGAACATCTAGAAAAAGCTATTCAAGAATTTGGAGAGAGAAATCGTCGCTATGGATCTCGTTAAGATGTTTCAAGGCCAAGTTTTGCAACGGATTATATCTGCTGTTGTCATTTTGTTGCTTGCTTTTATCCCCATGCTCTACGGCCCCCCCCTTTTAGATATTCTTCTTTTTGTGATTGTGGGATTATTAAGTTTCGAATGGGTATCTCTTTACGCAAAGGATAGGGTTCCTTTCACACTAGCTATTGCGATTCCAACCGTGCTGGCCCTTATGTCTTCTCTCTATATTAGTTATGATTTTGCGCCTTTTGTCTTTTTGTTGGCCCTTCTTTATGTATTTTTAATTCTAAAGGGGTCGATTCAGCAAAAAGTCTGGACATTCTTTGGACTTCTGTACATAGGCTGTCCCCTTATTGCCTTAATATGGATTCTTACTTCTGTGCCCCAGGGGCTTGTTTTATTGTTTTGGATCGTTGCGATAGTAACATCTAACGATGCGGGGGCTTACTTTATTGGCTCATATATAAAAGGGCCAAGGTTATGGCCTGTCATCAGTCCAAATAAGACGTGGAGTGGCCTTGTGGGAGGGCTTTTTATTGGAGGACTTGTGGGTGTTCTGATTCCACTTGTCTTCTCGTCTTATTTTGGGGGAACGTTGTGGCAATTTTTGCTTTTTTCAATGATTGTGAGTCTTTTGTCAGTGGGGGGAGATTTACTCGAATCACGGATCAAGAGAATTTGGAAGGTGAAAGATAGTGGGACTCTGATCCCAGGGCACGGCGGTTTATTGGATCGTTTGGACGCCTATTTAATAGTTCTTCCTGGGATTGTGATATTTAATTTGCTTTTTTCTAAACTTTTCCCTTTTTTTTCCTTTTCTTTTTTGCGATAAGTGACACAGACAATATTTCAACTATGGGGGATAAGGCTCTCCTTCCGCTGTAAAGAATAATAGGGAAATTATAGAAAAACATGGAAATTCTGGCTGGTATTTCAGGATATGTAGTACCATTTTTGGTTATATTAACCATCTTAGTTTTTATTCACGAATTGGGTCATTATTTAGTTGCTCGTCATAATGGCGTTTATGTAGAAGTCTTTTCCGTTGGGTTTGGGCCAGAAATATTCGGATGGACGGATAAGAAAAAGACCCGTTGGCGTGTAAGCCTTATTCCTTTCGGGGGATATGTTCGAATGTTTGGGGATCAAGATGAAGCAAGTACCCCCGACCAGAAGGCTCTCAAAAAAATGACGGCGGCTGAAAAGTCTAGGTCTCTCCATTATAAATCTGTTTGGCAGCGTATTGCCGTTTCGGCAGCGGGTCCCCTTGCCAATTATTTGCTGGCAATCGTATTGTTAACGGGGCTTTATGCCACAGTAGGACAGAGGTACATATCTCCTAAAATTGGGACTGTTCAAGAAGAAAGCGCAGCAGAAAAAGCTGGATTACAGGTTGGGGATAGAATTCTGGAAATTGAGAGTACTCCTATTACACAGTTTGATGATTTGCAGAAAATAGTCTCACAAAGTGCGGATAAGCCACTAACCGTTATTATTCAGCGCGAATCGGAAGACATGACCATTATCGTTACACCCGATCTGAAAGAAGTTACTGATGTTTTTGGGGAAACTCAAAAAGTTGGAATAATGGGAATTTCACCAGCCGGTATTGAGTTTGTGCGCAGGAATCCCATGTACGCTTTATGGTATTCCATTAAAGATACAGCCTCATTTACGGGCCAGACCCTTGAGGCTCTTGGGCAAATGATTGTTGGAAAGAGAAGTGCCGATGGACTAGCGGGGCCTCTCAGAATTGCTCAGCTCTCTGGCGAAGTATCGAAGGCAGGCATTCCTGCAATGATATGGTTCATGGCTATTCTCTCTATAAGTTTGGGTTTAATTAACTTCTTTCCAGTCCCTATGTTAGACGGAGGCCACTTGCTTTTCTATTTCATTGAAGCTGCGAGAGGGAAGCCTGTCAGCGAAAAAGTTCAAGAATACGCGTTTCGAGTTGGTTTCTTTATCATAATCGGCTTGATGGCATTTGCCATGTGGAACGACATCGTACATTTAAAGGTTTTTCAATACCTATGGTCATGGTTTTAGTAATGAAGATCTTAACTATAACGTATTGAATTCTGGTGCAAACTTAAGGAGAGCAAAGTGAAAATTAAAGTCAGCTACCGGGTCATTATGGGTATAATGTGTTCTGTTATATTTTCAGGTTCGGGCGTGTTTTCCACTCTTGCATCTGCCGAAGCAATTTCGCAAATTGTTGTTGAAGGCAATCAAAGAATTGAACCAGAGACAATTGCTTCCTATATGAAGCTGAAAAGGGGAGATCAGTACGATGAGGTCCGTGTTGAAGAGTCTCTTAAGTCACTTTATAAAACAGGCCTATTTACGGATGTTAATATTGAGCAAAAAGGCAGTGTCTTGGTTGTTAAGGTGCTTGAAAACCCTATTATCAATCGCATTGCTTTTGAAGGAAACCAACGTGTTTCTGATAAAATATTGAAGGCGGAAGTGAAACTTCGGCCTCGCATGGCGTTTAACCGATCTAAAATTCAAGAAGAGCAACAACGCCTGTTACATATCTACCGACTTTCAGGTCGATTTGCGGCCACGGTTGAACCCAAAATTATAAAACTAGCTGAGAATAGAGTTGATCTAGTATTTGAAATAAATGAAGGTCCACAGACCACTATTCGTAAAATTGTATTCGTCGGAAACAAGAGATTTAGCGATAGCCGCCTAGAGTCTATCATTCAGACAAAAGAGTCGCGCTGGTATCGATTCTTTACATCAGATGATACCTACGACCCAGATCGTTTGGCGGCTGACCAAGAGATATTGCGCAGATATTATCTTAAAAATGGTTATGCTGATTTTAGAGTAAAGTCTGCTGTGGCTGAGCTAAGCCCCAACAAGGAAGACTTTTTTATTACCTTCACCATTGATGAAGGAGAGCGCTATAAGTTTGGGAAAGTTGGCGTGAATAGTAAAATTCCGTCCCTTCCGTCTGATGACTTTACCGATGCGCTTACCATGGAAGAGGGCGATTGGTATAATAGCCAGGAGCTTGAAAAAACGATTGATAATATTATGAGGATTGCTGGAGATCAGGGCTATGCCTTTGCGGATCCACAGCCGAAGGTCAATAGGAACAAGGAAGAGCACACCATCGATGTTACTTTTGATATTGAAGAAGGATCAAAGGTTTTCATTGGACAAATTGATATTATTGGAAACACGCGTACCTTAGATTCTGTTATTCGACGAGAGTTTAGGCTGGCTGAAGGGGATCCCTTTAATCAAACGAAACTGCTCAGGTCTGAACAGCGTATTCGAAACCTTGGCTATTTTAAGAAGGTTAGTATTTATAAAGAACAGGGCGATGCCCCTGACAAGGTGAATATCAAGGTTGCTGTTGAAGAACAGTCTACGGGTGAGCTAAACATTGCAGGTGGTTTCTCGCCTCAAGCAGGTCCCTTGGCGAACTTTGCGATTCATGAACGTAACCTGATGGGTAAAGGGCAACGTATTGGAATTGATACCGTTATTGCTAAGCGAACAAAGTCTGTCGACTTGAGCTTTGCAGAGCCCTACTTCTTGGATCGAGAGTTGGAAGCCGGTGTTAATATTTATGGCCGAAAGGACAGCTTTGATCGTGAGAGTTCTTATGAAGAAAGAACAACGGGTCTAACAACTTGGTTGAAATACCACATTAATGAGCCTCTTACGCAGAAGCTTGCCTATAATATCAACATGGACAAGATTTCCAATTTGGGCGACGGTACTTCCGAGTTCATTAAGGAACAGCCTCGTAGGGCAACGACATCTGCTGTATCTCAGACATTGGCCTATGACATGAGAGATTTTGCCATTGATCCGACCTCTGGCTATATTGTAAGCCTCTATAACCAATTTGCTGGTGTGGGTGGTACCACAAGATATTCCAAGAATATCGTGTCTGGTGCTTACTATATACCGCTTGAAGAAGAGGTTACCCTTGGTTTGAGCGCGCAGTCGGGTATCATATTAGGACTTGGTAAGACGACACGCATTACGGATCGTTTCTCTTTGGGTGGCTTTCTGTTGCGAGGTTTTGACTTTTCTGGTGTAGGCCCAAGGGATCGAAGGGGTTCACAAGATGCCCTTGGCGGTATGAAATATTACCAAAGTTCAGCCGAAGTTACTTTTCCTATTGGACTTCCTAATGAATTTGGTATAAAAGGAGCTGCATTCGTTGATGCGGGTAGTTTGTGGGACGCTCAAAAGTCCAACCCTAATATCTTTGATGATAGCTCATTCAGAGCATCAACAGGTCTAGGGTTACAGTGGTCGTCTCCATTTGGGCCAATAAGGCTTGATTATGGTTTCCCTCTCAAGAAGCGAAGCCTTGATAAAACGCGTAACTTGTTGTTTGGATTTACAAGTCGTTTTTAAATTTAGAAGGAGTGAAAAACGAGATGAAGATATTAAAGGTTACTTTACTAAGCGCAGTGGTTGCTGCATTTGGATTTACAGCTGCTCAGGCGGCCCTTCCAGCCCCAACCATCGGTGTTGTTGATAAGATGTCCATTCTTCAAAAGCTGCCAGTTATTGAAAAGCTTAAAAAGGATGTTGAGTCTCATCAAGGTGCATTCAAAGCTGAATTAGCTAAGTATGAGAAAGATTTCAGAGCAGCTGAAGAAAAACTTCAAGAAGATCAGAAGAAGCTTTCTCAAGACGAACTTGCCAAGAAATATGATGCATACCAAAAGCGTTTAGTTGAGGTAAACAAAATCATCAAAGACAGAAAAGAAAAACTTGAAAAGCCATTCGTTGACGCTATGACCAAAGTTGACACGGCAATTCAGGAAGCTGTCAGCAAAGTGGCAAAAGAGAAAGGACTAAACCTTGTTCTTTATCCAATGTCTGTCGCTTATGCGGATAGTGAATTGAATGTTACAGACGAAGTGGCAGCAATTGTTAAAAAGACATTGCCTGAAATTAAAATTGAAGCACCTAAGAAGTAGTAGATGCCGAATCAAAGGTTCTACACTAATAAGGGCCCATTTCCTCTTGGAAAACTAGTAGAATTATCAAATTCTACTTTCTGCGAGGGAGTGGGTTCTCAGGTTAAAAATGCCCAAATTAAAGATGTTGCTTTCATTAGCAACGCCGAACTGGGGACTGTTACCTATTGCTCAGATCCTCGTTTGTTAGATAGCTTAACAAACACCGAGGCAACAGCGTGCATCATATCGCAAAAGAATCTTGAGAGTTTGCCTGAAAACGTTATTCCAATCCTCAATGAGCAGCCCCAGCGAGCCTATGCTAAAATAGCATCTACCATGTATCCTACTGAGTGCAATCAACTTTTACATACTGGAGCATCTGTAGA
This region of Alphaproteobacteria bacterium genomic DNA includes:
- the rseP gene encoding RIP metalloprotease RseP is translated as MEILAGISGYVVPFLVILTILVFIHELGHYLVARHNGVYVEVFSVGFGPEIFGWTDKKKTRWRVSLIPFGGYVRMFGDQDEASTPDQKALKKMTAAEKSRSLHYKSVWQRIAVSAAGPLANYLLAIVLLTGLYATVGQRYISPKIGTVQEESAAEKAGLQVGDRILEIESTPITQFDDLQKIVSQSADKPLTVIIQRESEDMTIIVTPDLKEVTDVFGETQKVGIMGISPAGIEFVRRNPMYALWYSIKDTASFTGQTLEALGQMIVGKRSADGLAGPLRIAQLSGEVSKAGIPAMIWFMAILSISLGLINFFPVPMLDGGHLLFYFIEAARGKPVSEKVQEYAFRVGFFIIIGLMAFAMWNDIVHLKVFQYLWSWF
- the bamA gene encoding outer membrane protein assembly factor BamA, producing MKIKVSYRVIMGIMCSVIFSGSGVFSTLASAEAISQIVVEGNQRIEPETIASYMKLKRGDQYDEVRVEESLKSLYKTGLFTDVNIEQKGSVLVVKVLENPIINRIAFEGNQRVSDKILKAEVKLRPRMAFNRSKIQEEQQRLLHIYRLSGRFAATVEPKIIKLAENRVDLVFEINEGPQTTIRKIVFVGNKRFSDSRLESIIQTKESRWYRFFTSDDTYDPDRLAADQEILRRYYLKNGYADFRVKSAVAELSPNKEDFFITFTIDEGERYKFGKVGVNSKIPSLPSDDFTDALTMEEGDWYNSQELEKTIDNIMRIAGDQGYAFADPQPKVNRNKEEHTIDVTFDIEEGSKVFIGQIDIIGNTRTLDSVIRREFRLAEGDPFNQTKLLRSEQRIRNLGYFKKVSIYKEQGDAPDKVNIKVAVEEQSTGELNIAGGFSPQAGPLANFAIHERNLMGKGQRIGIDTVIAKRTKSVDLSFAEPYFLDRELEAGVNIYGRKDSFDRESSYEERTTGLTTWLKYHINEPLTQKLAYNINMDKISNLGDGTSEFIKEQPRRATTSAVSQTLAYDMRDFAIDPTSGYIVSLYNQFAGVGGTTRYSKNIVSGAYYIPLEEEVTLGLSAQSGIILGLGKTTRITDRFSLGGFLLRGFDFSGVGPRDRRGSQDALGGMKYYQSSAEVTFPIGLPNEFGIKGAAFVDAGSLWDAQKSNPNIFDDSSFRASTGLGLQWSSPFGPIRLDYGFPLKKRSLDKTRNLLFGFTSRF
- a CDS encoding OmpH family outer membrane protein, which produces MKILKVTLLSAVVAAFGFTAAQAALPAPTIGVVDKMSILQKLPVIEKLKKDVESHQGAFKAELAKYEKDFRAAEEKLQEDQKKLSQDELAKKYDAYQKRLVEVNKIIKDRKEKLEKPFVDAMTKVDTAIQEAVSKVAKEKGLNLVLYPMSVAYADSELNVTDEVAAIVKKTLPEIKIEAPKK